One genomic segment of Ictidomys tridecemlineatus isolate mIctTri1 unplaced genomic scaffold, mIctTri1.hap1 Scaffold_665, whole genome shotgun sequence includes these proteins:
- the LOC144374370 gene encoding uncharacterized protein LOC144374370 produces the protein MTRLSCPVLKCHPHPSSVRGSEEFGEGNHSGDRARETTLPPPLLLMTGLLSLSRDIEYKELQLSLDQVSTSKSQNSWRTTLSTSQETRKLAKPKNTNMKTKLRTYPYPPQGHFPLDSHVFSGKKPMLPAKFGQPQGSPCEVACFILSTLPASGKCQWHYANPLVPSNLSPAKNLSEPPMNTARHSLVPNYEAPAAARTFGKDTAPLPPPPPPPPPSFPSCGHYREEPALGQAKAARQARPPAMGRGRRWPARRPSAARRRPPSPGARPRSCPSCCSTTTACWGAQRLPRRGSSAAPEPPRQGRSAAALASRPQRRLATRRAPAALPGSLGHYHQRSVTRRAGSAQAGRPQGEAIGQAFSGS, from the exons ATGACAAGATTGAGCTGTCCTGTCCTCAAATGCCACCCACACCCAAGCTCAGTGAGAGGATCCGAGGAATTTGGAGAAGGAAATCACTCAGGGGACAGAGCCAGGGAAACCACTCTTCCTCCACCACTCCTCCTCATGACAGGCCTGCTCTCGCTTTCCAGGGACATCGAATACAAGGAACTTCAGCTGTCACTGGACCAGGTCTCCACTTCTAAGTCCCAGAACTCCTGGAGGACCACCTTGTCTACCTCACAAGAAACTAGGAAATTAGCTAAACCCAAAAACACAAACATGAAGACAAAGCTGAGGACATACCCTTACCCCCCACAG GGACACTTCCCTCTGGACTCGCATGTCTTCAGCGGTAAAAAGCCAATGTTGCCAGCCAAGTTCGGGCAGCCCCAGGGATCCCCGTGTGAGGTGGCATGCTTTATCCTGAGCACACTGCCAGCCAGCGGCAAATGCCAGTGGCATTATGCCAACCCCCTAGTGCCTAGCAACCTGTCTCCAGCTAAGAACCTTTCCGAACCGCCCATGAACACTGCCCGGCACAGCCTCGTGCCAAACTATGAAG CGCCCGCCGCCGCGCGCACGTTTGGCAAGGACACCGCGcccctgccgccgccgccgccgccgccgccgccgagcTTCCCGAGCTGCGGCCACTACCGGGAGGAGCCCGCGCTGGGCCAGGCCAAGGCCGCCCGCCAGGCCAGGCCGCCCGCGATGGGACGTGGCAGGCGCTGGCCCGCTCGGCGCCCGAGTGCTGCGCGCCGCCGGCCCCCAAGCCCCGGGGCGCGCCCGCGCAGCTGCCCTTCGTGCTGCTCAACTACCACGGCGTGCTGGGGGGCGCAGCGCCTACCGCGCCGAGGCTCGTCTGCGGCCCCGGAGCCCCCGAGGCAGGGCCGGAGCGCTGCGGCGCTGGCAAGCAGGCCCCAGCGCCGCCTCGCCACCCGGCGCGCCCCAGCCGCACTACCTGGGAGCCTTGGTCATTATCACCAACGGTCGGTGACCCGCCGGGCTGGCTCCGCCCAGGCAGGGCGGCCGCAGGGAGAAGCCATAGGCCAGGCCTTCTCTGGTTCCTAG